A DNA window from Oncorhynchus tshawytscha isolate Ot180627B linkage group LG13, Otsh_v2.0, whole genome shotgun sequence contains the following coding sequences:
- the LOC112264763 gene encoding zinc fingers and homeoboxes protein 2, producing MSSRRKSSTPCMIRVSDITEQDDSEEMEVSTANVTNNGSSESVENQDHTVQDTIEDLGSEIETKVVAEADPMPQLRQHGSYECKYCPFSTQKLNDFKEHVDSSHPNVILNPLYLCAVCNFSTKKFDSLTDHNETQHPGETNFKFKRVKINNQTILEQTIEGKTNSVLCNTVDGQGEQTNYGEYQNIGKPHMDNIQSLYQGNDLEKRLENFIPKDQITAVNINGTMIIPEPTIIQGLSYVMPLLQRPPNFCSVPTIAVPLNSTKYNPSLDNNTTLMTSFNKFPYPTHAELSWLTAASKHPEEQIKVWFTTQRLKHGITWSPEEVEEARKKMFNGSIPPIHQTFTVLPTPISQSAKATQPLIQTSFGQSNLVLTSIANGSTMTCAPVAVTVASFVQPLKRPLTTPSFAPELKRPMAAPAEDPKEMILMAPPPVPQKERLPMAPPPVPPELKRSVAFPIIASEMKRSLAAPLMVSKGKLPLATPLVNPKNKLPMAPSPVFPKMKRPIVTPQFKRYMLPPPSLVSKDKLPITHSLLASDLKLPISPPLIAPQVRRPTIIQSVWTPLKGPFQLPSFYQDSKKTKTQITEMKARYVRGRLSEDKVLTPLGEANGVSHGDAKWVHDQGPHAQNGILQLYNELASKPEQQQSVQTQFPLLERMKGKTSEQLKILEENFQRNSSPTYNDVDNLVTATQLSREEIDSWFLERRALRDNLEQALLNSMGSKRLNVDKRQQQHGPLNGVHKQVGHPRSSPFAIIAPTTTCSVPLDSKSLALLKDVFAQTRWPSPEEYNQLEAQTSLARTEIVRWFKDSRSALKSGTLEWMEFFHKLNSSGQNGEGALLSTENAFSIIQRYQEVKAPKVEDIGRLTEHASLSSQEIKEWFASKLRQNTSDISQNCGQNGGSREGFGSWMEETKGMDARMGAKELVSDKDRMMEDASGRVTG from the exons ATGTCCAGTCGCAGGAAATCCTCCACCCCCTGCATGATCCGGGTTAGTGACATAACAGAGCAGGATGACTCTGAAGAAATGGAAGTGTCCACTGCCAATGTGACCAACAATGGGTCTTCAGAGTCTGTGGAAAATCAAGACCATACAGTACAAGACACTATAGAAGATCTAGGAAGTGAGATTGAAACAAAAGTTGTGGCGGAAGCTGATCCTATGCCCCAACTGAGGCAGCATGGAAGTTATGAGTGCAAATACTGTCCTTTCTCTACCCAGAAACTCAACGACTTCAAAGAGCACGTAGACTCCAGTCACCCCAATGTCATACTCAACCCCCTCTATCTGTGTGCCGTGTGCAACTTCAGCACCAAAAAGTTTGACTCTCTTACAGACCACAATGAGACCCAACACCCTGGAGAGACCAACTTCAAGTTCAAGAGGGTAAAAATAAATAACCAGACTATCTTGGAGCAGACAATCGAAGGCAAGACCAATTCAGTTCTCTGCAATACTGTAGACGGACAAGGCGAGCAAACCAATTACGGGGAATATCAGAATATCGGAAAGCCACACATGGACAACATACAGTCCCTCTACCAAGGGAATGATTTGGAAAAGAGGTTGGAAAACTTTATTCCAAAAGATCAAATCACAGCTGTGAACATAAACGGCACAATGATCATCCCTGAACCAACAATCATTCAAGGGCTTTCGTATGTAATGCCATTGCTTCAAAGACCACCCAACTTCTGTTCTGTACCAACAATTGCTGTTCCTCTGAACTCTACCAAATATAATCCTTCACTGGACAATAACACAACCCTAATGACATCTTTTAACAAATTCCCTTACCCAACCCATGCTGAGCTGTCCTGGCTAACTGCTGCGTCCAAGCACCCAGAGGAGCAAATAAAGGTGTGGTTCACTACCCAACGGCTAAAGCATGGCATCACCTGGTCACCAGAGGAAGTCGAGGAAGCCAGGAAGAAAATGTTTAATGGCTCCATCCCACCCATACATCAGACCTTCACCGTTCTGCCTACCCCAATTTCTCAGTCTGCCAAAGCCACCCAGCCCCTTATTCAGACTAGCTTTGGGCAGTCTAATCTAGTACTGACAAGTATTGCTAATGGATCAACCATGACCTGTGCTCCTGTTGCAGTGACTGTAGCCAGTTTTGTGCAACCTCTCAAGCGACCCCTGACAACTCCTTCATTCGCCCCAGAATTAAAGCGCCCCATGGCGGCCCCTGCAGAAGACCCAAAGGAGATGATACTAATGGCCCCTCCTCCAGTTCCACAAAAAGAGAGACTTCCCATGGCCCCACCCCCAGTGCCCCCAGAATTAAAGAGATCTGTAGCATTTCCTATTATCGCCTCGGAGATGAAAAGGTCCTTGGCAGCACCTCTCATGGTTTCTAAAGGAAAACTGCCCTTGGCCACTCCACTTGTGAACCCCAAAAACAAGCTGCCAATGGCACCTTCTCCAGTCTTCCCTAAGATGAAGAGACCTATTGTCACCCCTCAATTCAAGAGGTACATGCTGCCTCCTCCTTCATTAGTTTCCAAAGACAAACTTCCAATCACCCACTCTCTATTGGCTTCAGACTTAAAGTTACCAATCTCACCCCCTCTCATTGCCCCTCAAGTGAGGAGGCCAACAATAATCCAGTCCGTGTGGACTCCCCTCAAGGGCCCGTTCCAACTCCCTAGCTTTTACCAAGACAGCAAGAAAACAAAAACGCAAATAACAGAGATGAAGGCCAGATATGTCAGAGGACGTCTCTCAGAGGACAAAGTGCTCACCCCTCTTGGGGAAGCCAATGGTGTCTCTCATGGGGATGCAAAGTGGGTTCATGACCAAGGGCCTCATGCACAGAACGGCATTCTACAGTTGTACAACGAGCTAGCATCAAAACCAGAACAGCAACAATCAGTTCAGACTCAATTTCCACTCTTAGAGAGAATGAAAGGGAAGACTTCTGAGCAGTTGAAGATTCTAGAAGAGAACTTCCAGAGAAACAGCTCTCCAACATACAATGACGTTGACAATCTAGTGACTGCAACCCAACTGTCGCGGGAGGAAATTGACAGCTGGTTTTTAGAGCGCCGGGCGCTGCGTGACAACCTTGAACAAGCTCTTCTAAACTCCATGGGCTCAAAGAGACTCAACGTTGATAAGCGTCAGCAACAACACGGACCGCTGAATGGTGTGCACAAGCAAGTTGGCCATCCAAGAAGCTCTCCCTTTGCCATCATTGCCCCCACCACCACTTGCTCAGTGCCTCTAGACAGCAAATCCTTGGCTCTTCTGAAGGATGTTTTTGCACAAACTCGGTGGCCTTCCCCTGAAGAATACAATCAGCTTGAGGCCCAGACAAGCCTGGCTCGCACAGAAATCGTCCGCTGGTTCAAGGACAGTAGGTCAGCACTGAAGAGTGGGACCTTGGAGTGGATGGAGTTTTTCCATAAACTGAACAGCAGTGGGCAAAATGGCGAGGGGGCGCTACTGAGCACAGAGAATGCTTTCAGCATAATCCAGCGCTACCAGGAAGTAAAGGCACCCAAGGTGGAGGATATTGGGAGGCTAACGGAGCATGCCAGTCTTAGCAGCCAGGAGATCAAGGAATGGTTTGCCAGCAAATTGAGACAAAACACATCTGATATCAGCCAGAATTGTGGCCAAAATGGAGGCTCTCGAGAGGGGTTCGGGAGCTGGATGGAGGAAACCAAGGGGATGGATGCACGCATGGGTGCTAAGGAGCTGGTCTCGGACAAAGACAGGATGATGGAGGATGCTTCTGGAAGGGTGACTGG GTGA
- the LOC112264765 gene encoding zinc fingers and homeoboxes protein 1: MASRRKSTTPCMVPPVQMVDSDPDMEVVTEGDGEAEEGAADCPVENSTESIPNEEDSQAIDHFIKTMDSSTAEGGYECKYCSFQTSQLNMFTLHVDTEHPNIVLNSSYVCVECDFHTKRYDALLEHNARHHPGEDNFTRTMVKRNNQTIFEQRVNDLTFDGSFVKVEEDEDTSCKGIALSKTPIMKIKSRAEAKKFTGSHKMADYSVIKVESDGEEETEEVVPPPVTPNVVSVSTPLTVQPIQQSIMVNSPNVLQIKTSNSATMLPPGTLAQVLSALQNQQTSQTQLLIPVSSIPTYNGAMDNNVLLVSAYNRFPYPSVSEIMGLAAQTKFTEEQIKVWFSAQRLKHGVSWTPEEVEEARRKKFNGSVQAVPQTITVIPANFATAANGLQSIFQTCQLVGQPGMVLTQVGGGNAVPVASPITLAVAGVPNPRTSVSKVPEPSTSETASPLSPDSLGARPKKSKEQLAELKASYLRRQFATEAEISRLMKVTNLTKRAIKKWFSDTRYNQRNSKDHHSVALNDISVSTNSNDGSSSTAIVIDSSDEASESSPTTQGPIYDPRIKFRHAFPDFTPQKFKEKTPEQLLLLEASYQKSDTPSDEELSRLRMETKLTRREVDAWFSERRKMPVDSDGTEEPESERIKAPSSGQEAQTPPSGRKIMKKTPEQLHVLKSTFVRTQWPSAEEYDKMAEESGLPRTYIVNWFGDTRYACKNSNLKWYYLYQSGKVNEAMNGGELKKKPRKRFRGWSRRTRRPYPCKQTTPTIKVKTGKEILKEHYLKHKVLNEKDLDELVAKSSMSYEQVRDWFAEISRREEKGLDPFSDGEEETHGDSEAEMEVKEQGDVVTDEMNNDNNNKDDENNNDEVDNNDNETTGEPQCIKQSQPESEDQ, encoded by the coding sequence ATGGCGAGCAGAAGAAAATCAACAACGCCTTGCATGGTCCCCCCTGTTCAAATGGTGGATTCAGACCCTGACATGGAGGTCGTtacagagggagacggagaggctGAGGAGGGGGCCGCTGACTGTCCTGTGGAAAACTCAACTGAAAGCATCCCGAATGAGGAGGACTCACAGGCCATCGACCACTTCATTAAAACTATGGACTCGAGTACGGCAGAAGGAGGTTATGAGTGCAAGTACTGCAGCTTTCAGACCTCACAGCTCAATATGTTTACCTTGCATGTGGACACTGAGCACCCAAATATAGTTCTAAACTCATCttatgtgtgtgttgagtgtgacTTTCACACCAAGAGGTATGATGCATTGTTGGAGCATAATGCACGCCACCACCCTGGAGAAGACAATTTCACCAGGACTATGGTGAAGCGCAACAATCAAACCATCTTTGAGCAGAGAGTCAATGACTTGACCTTTGATGGCAGTTTTGTTAAGGTTGAGGAGGATGAGGACACATCCTGTAAGGGTATTGCCCTAAGCAAAACGCCAATCATGAAGATCAAGAGTAGGGCGGAGGCCAAGAAGTTTACAGGGTCACACAAAATGGCAGATTACAGTGTCATTAAAGTGGAGAGTGATggtgaggaagagacagaggaggtggtCCCCCCTCCTGTCACCCCCAATGTAGTGTCTGTGTCGACCCCTCTGACCGTTCAACCTATTCAGCAGAGCATAATGGTCAACAGCCCAAACGTGCTCCAAATAAAGACCAGTAACTCTGCCACAATGCTCCCCCCAGGGACATTGGCTCAAGTTCTGTCTGCCCTACAGAATCAGCAGACCTCCCAGACCCAGCTCCTCATCCCAGTCAGTAGTATCCCCACATACAATGGGGCCATGGACAATAATGTCCTGCTGGTCAGTGCCTACAACAGGTTCCCTTACCCATCTGTGTCAGAGATCATGGGTCTAGCAGCCCAAACCAAGTTCACAGAGGAGCAGATAAAGGTGTGGTTCTCTGCTCAGCGGCTGAAGCACGGTGTGAGCTGGACcccagaggaggtggaggaggccaGGAGGAAGAAGTTTAACGGCTCAGTGCAGGCGGTGCCACAGACCATCACTGTCATCCCAGCCAATTTTGCAACAGCAGCCAATGGCCTGCAGTCCATCTTTCAGACTTGTCAGCTTGTAGGGCAACCAGGGATGGTTTTGACTCAGGTAGGGGGTGGCAACGCTGTCCCTGTGGCCTCACCCATCACGTTAGCTGTAGCTGGGGTCCCCAACCCCAGAACCAGTGTCAGTAAGGTGCCAGAACCCTCCACCTCTGAGACTGCTTCTCCACTCAGTCCTGATTCCCTGGGAGCACGGCCTAAAAAATCCAAGGAGCAACTAGCAGAGCTGAAGGCCAGTTACCTGAGACGACAGTTTGCCACTGAGGCAGAAATCTCTCGGTTGATGAAGGTCACTAACCTCACCAAAAGAGCAATAAAGAAGTGGTTCAGCGATACACGCTATAACCAACGCAACTCAAAGGACCACCACAGCGTTGCCTTAAATGACATTTCAGTCAGCACCAACAGtaacgacggcagcagcagcacagccattgTGATCGACTCCAGCGACGAAGCCAGTGAATCCTCTCCGACAACCCAAGGGCCCATTTATGATCCACGAATCAAGTTCCGCCACGCCTTTCCTGACTTTACACCTCAGAAGTTCAAGGAAAAGACTCCGGAGCAGCTTCTGCTTTTGGAGGCCAGCTACCAGAAGTCTGACACACCTAGCGATGAGGAGCTAAGTAGGCTTAGGATGGAGACTAAACTGACTAGGCGAGAGGTGGATGCCTGGTTCTCAGAGAGGAGAAAAATGCCAgtggactctgatggcacagagGAGCCGGAGAGTGAACGGATCAAAGCGCCTTCCTCTGGGCAAGAGGCTCAGACTCCACCCAGCGGCCGAAAGATAATGAAGAAAACCCCAGAGCAGCTCCACGTCCTGAAAAGCACCTTTGTTCGTACCCAGTGGCCCTCTGCTGAAGAGTACGACAAGATGGCAGAGGAGAGCGGGTTACCCAGAACCTACATTGTTAACTGGTTTGGAGACACCCGGTATGCCTGCAAGAACAGCAACCTGAAGTGGTACTACTTGTACCAGAGTGGAAAAGTTAACGAGGCAATGAACGGAGGTGAACTTAAGAAGAAGCCACGGAAACGCTTTCGAGGTTGGTCCAGGAGGACGAGGCGGCCATACCCCTGCAAACAAACAACCCCTACCATCAAAGTCAAGACGGGTAAAGAGATTTTAAAGGAGCACTACCTCAAGCATAAGGTCTTAAATGAGAAAGATTTGGATGAACTGGTGGCCAAGTCCAGTATGAGCTATGAGCAGGTGCGGGACTGGTTTGCGGAGATCAGCAGGAGGGAAGAGAAAGGCCTTGACCCTTTCAGTGACGGTGAAGAGGAGACACATGGCGACAGTGAGGCAGAGATGGAAGTGAAAGAGCAAGGGGATGTCGTCACTgatgaaatgaacaatgacaACAATAACAAAGATGATGAAAATAACAATGATGAAGTTGACAATAATGACAATGAAACCACGGGAGAGCCTCAATGTATCAAGCAATCACAGCCGGAGTCAGAGGATCAGTGA